The proteins below are encoded in one region of Flavobacterium sp. IMCC34852:
- a CDS encoding L,D-transpeptidase family protein, translated as MRNKQWFGGILLIMVLGFSLTGWYCAKKEDTKKGSTTALNSKFRSEDIALSFDSTQVATFYAKYPKLVLYQKQAVDLYRKNQYNYLWYDKKGRKETAEVIYNKLNNLFEDGLLAKVPYKEILDGMFQKTASKPNLEVELFLTNYYFYYTNKVLQGIDSTKTEELGWYLPRKKLSYGQYLDSILIDPKLIDNKEQLIGQYYKLKAVLQKYREIEKSGGWEAILVPTDFKQLKPGDSSQLVTQIRKRLFLTNDIASDSKSNIYDESLQEAVLRYKKRNGFSEDKNITTKHIDEMNVPISDRIKTIMVNMERCRWISTDLTKAKEFIVVNIPSYRLTYFKEGKAALISNVVVGTALNETVIFSGMMSYIVFSPYWNVPKSIRDKEILPAIKKNKNYLAKHNMEWKGSMIRQKPGPNNSLGLVKFLFPNSNNIYLHDTPSKSLFSQEKRAFSHGCIRVEKPKELAKLILQDDPNWTPEKIEAAMNGGKEKWYTLKNKIPVYIGYFTAWVDDEGTINFHKDIYDRDNALANLLLEE; from the coding sequence ATGAGAAACAAGCAATGGTTTGGAGGAATTCTTTTGATAATGGTCTTGGGCTTCTCCTTGACCGGTTGGTATTGTGCCAAAAAAGAAGACACAAAAAAAGGGTCAACAACTGCTCTGAATAGTAAGTTTCGTTCGGAAGATATTGCTTTGTCGTTTGACAGTACTCAAGTTGCGACTTTTTATGCCAAATATCCGAAGTTGGTTTTGTACCAAAAACAAGCGGTTGATTTGTATCGAAAAAACCAATACAATTACCTTTGGTATGACAAAAAAGGGCGAAAAGAAACCGCCGAGGTCATCTACAACAAATTGAACAATTTGTTTGAGGATGGTCTTTTGGCCAAAGTTCCTTACAAAGAAATATTGGACGGCATGTTTCAAAAAACAGCTTCCAAACCTAACCTTGAGGTTGAGTTGTTTTTGACCAATTACTATTTCTATTACACCAATAAAGTGCTGCAAGGGATTGACAGCACTAAGACCGAAGAATTAGGTTGGTACTTACCGAGAAAGAAATTGTCTTACGGGCAATACCTCGATTCTATTTTGATTGACCCTAAACTCATCGACAACAAAGAACAATTAATCGGACAGTACTACAAGCTTAAAGCGGTTTTGCAAAAATACCGTGAGATTGAAAAAAGCGGTGGTTGGGAAGCGATTTTGGTACCGACTGATTTCAAGCAGCTTAAACCGGGGGATAGTTCGCAGTTGGTGACACAAATTAGAAAGCGATTGTTTTTGACCAATGACATAGCGTCGGATTCGAAAAGCAATATATATGATGAGTCGTTGCAAGAAGCCGTTTTGAGGTACAAAAAGCGCAATGGTTTTTCGGAAGATAAAAACATCACCACTAAACATATCGATGAAATGAACGTGCCGATTAGTGACCGCATCAAAACCATTATGGTGAATATGGAGCGCTGTCGTTGGATATCGACTGATTTGACCAAGGCTAAGGAGTTTATTGTGGTTAACATTCCGTCTTATCGACTAACTTATTTTAAAGAAGGGAAAGCCGCCTTGATTTCTAATGTGGTGGTGGGAACGGCTCTCAATGAAACGGTGATTTTTAGTGGAATGATGAGTTATATTGTATTCAGTCCGTATTGGAATGTGCCGAAAAGTATCCGCGACAAAGAAATCCTTCCGGCGATTAAAAAGAATAAAAACTATTTGGCCAAACACAACATGGAGTGGAAAGGCAGCATGATTCGTCAGAAACCGGGGCCGAACAATTCGCTGGGCTTGGTAAAGTTTTTATTCCCAAATTCTAATAATATTTATTTGCATGATACGCCTTCAAAGAGTTTATTCAGTCAGGAGAAAAGAGCGTTTAGTCATGGTTGTATTCGGGTGGAAAAGCCTAAGGAGTTGGCCAAATTGATATTACAAGACGACCCGAATTGGACCCCCGAAAAGATAGAGGCTGCCATGAACGGAGGCAAGGAAAAATGGTATACTTTGAAGAATAAAATACCGGTTTATATTGGGTATTTTACCGCTTGGGTGGACGATGAAGGAACGATTAATTTCCATAAAGACATTTACGACCGAGATAATGCTTTGGCGAATTTGTTGTTGGAGGAATAA
- a CDS encoding ammonium transporter — MKIEKRWIVSFLIITLVAISGLFWPEKLAENNDAFNAVDTISFADVAWLLTASCLVLLMTPGLAFFYGGMVGKKNVISTMLKSFICLGVISLLWVTVGFSLSFGAPIGPTINGVHYGIIGNPFDFAFFSYVEMHPHKTMASSIPFILFALFQMKFAVITPAIITGALAERIRFISFLLFICLFTLCIYTPLCHMIWHPNGLLGSFFGVKDFAGGTVVHMSAGFAALAGVLVLGKRKNSEHIPTNIPFVLLGTGMLWFGWFGFNAGSALAANATAAMAFATTTICSASAMLSWVFFDRMNGRKVSALGACIGAVVGLVVITPSAGYVTIPQSIFFGFIGAIVSNKMVYWKKLKQIDDTLDVFACHGVGGIMGMILTAIFAKGENASLLYGGWNIFGHHMLALVLVSVFTFGGAYLLFKLTNIIIPIRVSEESENMGLDLSQHGEAF; from the coding sequence ATGAAAATCGAAAAACGTTGGATAGTTTCTTTTCTCATCATTACTTTAGTCGCCATCTCAGGCTTATTTTGGCCCGAAAAACTAGCCGAAAACAACGACGCATTCAATGCCGTTGACACCATCAGCTTTGCCGATGTGGCTTGGTTACTTACCGCTTCTTGTTTGGTTTTATTAATGACGCCTGGCTTAGCATTTTTTTACGGCGGTATGGTCGGGAAAAAGAATGTCATTTCCACCATGCTCAAAAGTTTTATCTGTTTGGGTGTAATCAGTTTGCTTTGGGTTACGGTTGGTTTTTCGCTTTCTTTTGGCGCCCCGATTGGCCCAACCATCAACGGCGTTCACTATGGCATCATTGGCAACCCATTTGATTTTGCTTTCTTTAGCTATGTCGAAATGCACCCGCACAAAACCATGGCTTCTTCGATACCTTTTATTTTGTTTGCTTTGTTCCAAATGAAATTTGCTGTCATAACACCGGCCATCATCACCGGCGCCCTCGCGGAACGCATCCGTTTCATCTCCTTTTTGCTCTTTATTTGTTTGTTTACCCTTTGTATCTATACGCCTTTATGCCACATGATTTGGCACCCAAACGGTCTCTTGGGAAGCTTTTTCGGCGTAAAGGACTTTGCAGGTGGAACAGTCGTTCACATGAGTGCGGGTTTTGCAGCTTTGGCTGGTGTTTTAGTTTTAGGCAAAAGAAAAAACAGCGAGCACATTCCCACCAACATTCCGTTTGTCTTATTAGGCACAGGAATGCTGTGGTTCGGTTGGTTCGGCTTTAATGCCGGTTCGGCTTTGGCGGCTAATGCTACAGCGGCCATGGCTTTTGCCACTACCACAATTTGTTCGGCTTCCGCTATGTTATCGTGGGTATTCTTTGATCGAATGAACGGACGTAAAGTATCAGCCCTCGGTGCTTGTATCGGCGCTGTGGTTGGATTGGTAGTCATTACACCTTCGGCAGGTTATGTAACCATTCCGCAAAGTATTTTCTTCGGTTTCATCGGCGCCATAGTCTCCAACAAAATGGTCTACTGGAAAAAGTTAAAACAAATAGACGACACTTTAGACGTATTCGCTTGTCACGGCGTAGGCGGCATTATGGGAATGATCCTAACGGCCATCTTTGCCAAAGGAGAAAACGCAAGCTTGTTATACGGCGGCTGGAACATCTTCGGGCATCACATGTTGGCTTTGGTTTTGGTTTCGGTATTTACCTTTGGTGGTGCTTATTTGTTGTTCAAACTAACCAATATCATCATCCCAATACGCGTTTCAGAAGAATCAGAAAATATGGGCTTAGACTTATCCCAACACGGCGAGGCTTTTTAA
- a CDS encoding HNH endonuclease yields the protein MIWLELRANNTIFDKGWNFKESVWAPTKKADGANWPFWNLVNDVTKGDLIFHIKENNGIKYFVGYSIAATDGYLTKFTSSKNHIWSYTDEFYKVDLSDFEELNPIIPLNDFFTNYNQELRNYFLENKKLSKAQKKRLFYVIQRDKLQCLNGAYFSEFDSFLASKISDELLEVRKTIKNTAKTDVVVKELEQRIGHQEFSENVKSNFNYKCCYPGCNVEGKGFLISGHITRWADNKDLRGNTDNGLCLCLMHDKAFEKGFFTLDNNYKVILIRNKFENKKWLLDYLEQGENIEIKTRQINPSLEALKNHWIRIGNKT from the coding sequence ATGATTTGGTTAGAACTCCGTGCAAATAACACAATATTCGATAAAGGTTGGAACTTTAAAGAAAGTGTTTGGGCGCCAACCAAAAAAGCTGATGGTGCTAATTGGCCTTTTTGGAACTTAGTTAATGATGTAACTAAAGGTGATTTAATATTCCATATTAAAGAAAATAATGGGATTAAATATTTTGTTGGATACTCAATTGCTGCTACTGATGGTTATTTGACAAAATTCACTTCAAGTAAAAATCATATTTGGAGTTATACAGATGAATTTTACAAAGTAGATCTTTCTGATTTTGAAGAGTTAAATCCAATTATTCCATTAAATGACTTTTTCACAAATTATAATCAAGAATTAAGAAATTATTTTTTAGAAAATAAAAAGCTATCAAAGGCTCAAAAAAAGAGATTATTTTATGTCATACAAAGAGACAAGCTTCAATGTTTGAATGGAGCTTATTTCTCTGAATTTGATAGTTTTTTAGCTTCTAAAATTTCAGATGAATTATTAGAAGTTAGGAAAACAATAAAAAATACAGCAAAAACAGATGTTGTTGTTAAAGAATTAGAACAAAGAATAGGTCACCAAGAGTTTTCAGAAAATGTCAAAAGCAATTTTAATTATAAATGTTGTTACCCAGGATGTAATGTTGAGGGCAAAGGATTTTTAATTAGTGGGCATATTACGAGATGGGCTGACAATAAAGATTTAAGAGGTAATACCGATAATGGATTATGTCTTTGCTTAATGCACGACAAAGCATTTGAAAAAGGTTTTTTTACTTTAGATAATAATTATAAAGTAATTCTAATTAGAAATAAGTTTGAAAATAAGAAGTGGCTCCTTGATTATTTAGAACAAGGAGAAAATATTGAAATTAAAACTCGTCAAATAAACCCTTCTCTTGAAGCTTTAAAAAACCATTGGATTAGAATTGGTAACAAAACTTAA
- a CDS encoding DUF3883 domain-containing protein, with translation MLKDLRKYNNLGTPSYYYYLLDTIKKSNNFDWKINDIRQLTYNKMFDNRSIFDGCIPLALHIEILILKNDFVSVNDKILDSLNSHKQMIDKFNEFLFLTLKNDEELFNIFNSEHLNYDIIYKSLQISNSAFGFKFSSFKQLLLDFEIIQRHPTLELNTYIVNNRYKKLFDKTVLPEIRKRKIGVDALEKQMQQQQIYGEEAELYVLNFEKKRLNNKEVNWIAEYVANEGYDIASFNNHYDTEYNRFIEVKSYQGKTPYFYWSRNEFQVAKYKHENYWIYLVNRDSINDKNYIPVMIQNPFTNILDSDKWTKETDKLKITANFNI, from the coding sequence ATGCTGAAAGATCTAAGAAAATATAATAATCTTGGAACACCATCATATTATTATTACTTACTTGATACAATAAAAAAGAGTAATAATTTTGATTGGAAAATTAATGATATACGTCAACTGACATATAACAAAATGTTTGATAATCGTTCCATTTTCGATGGTTGTATTCCTTTAGCATTACATATTGAAATTTTGATTTTAAAAAATGATTTTGTTAGCGTTAATGATAAAATTTTAGACTCATTAAATAGCCATAAGCAAATGATTGATAAATTCAATGAATTTCTCTTTTTAACTCTAAAAAATGATGAAGAATTATTTAATATTTTTAATTCCGAACATCTCAATTATGACATTATATACAAGTCTCTTCAAATAAGTAATTCAGCATTTGGATTTAAATTCTCAAGTTTTAAACAGCTTCTCTTAGATTTTGAAATTATCCAAAGACATCCAACTTTAGAATTAAATACTTATATCGTAAACAATAGATATAAAAAATTATTTGATAAAACTGTTTTACCTGAAATAAGGAAAAGAAAAATAGGAGTTGATGCACTGGAAAAACAAATGCAACAACAACAAATCTATGGAGAAGAGGCTGAATTATATGTGCTAAACTTTGAAAAAAAGCGATTAAACAACAAAGAAGTTAATTGGATTGCAGAATATGTTGCTAATGAAGGCTACGATATTGCTTCATTTAATAATCATTATGATACAGAATATAATAGATTCATTGAGGTAAAATCATATCAAGGGAAAACACCATATTTTTACTGGTCAAGAAACGAATTTCAAGTTGCTAAATATAAGCATGAGAATTACTGGATTTATTTGGTAAATAGAGATTCAATAAATGATAAAAACTATATACCAGTCATGATTCAGAACCCATTTACTAATATCCTTGACAGTGATAAATGGACTAAAGAAACTGATAAACTGAAAATTACAGCTAATTTTAACATATAA
- a CDS encoding DEAD/DEAH box helicase — protein sequence MIKLSIDITSNNGSEYFNISGEIQDIRNNKRILISLKRLGYIDKEESILIPFRLEDQISTLQEIQDLFQKYDFEFDYSRNIEDDIQNFHREELNFENFSLKAYSIRNDEFKKHPELVSEFDNFQKILQEELKRTLYPLQLLSAFHLAFSQNACNFAVPGAGKTSIVYGAYAYLKSLPKNDPKHVDRLIVIGPISSFAPWENEYAECFGKKINSQRLSGDINISKKEKLEYFYSSNPAEVGLIFHGGVSSFQNEIIDFLKKHKTMVVVDEAHRIKNPNRIWGSSVTEISKEATARVILTGTPLPNGYEDIYNLYKFIYPFKYKEILGYHYQNLQDLTLNNEPDSDRVNILKENISPFFIRIKKKDLNLPKINEKIVYVDMESYQQEIYNFIEDEYLPSLRNNPSGSVKDVLNRAKLIRLRQASTNPSLLAKTLKNSLEQGNEEWDADPNIQFLTLSDEFIDDSEFFNKICNYSKFEIPVKFTEIFKIIKNEIFPKNGKVIIWTIFIQNAKELQSFLIKNEIKSKLLIGEIPQEERETTIKLFNDSTNFDFSVIIANPFSVAESISLHKGCHNAIYLERDYNASNFIQSKDRIHRVGLPENTITNYYYIVSKNSIDTVINNRLNEKVKRMEKIIDDEIPLFSRIDNNDETDIIVDLLKNYAERSKKI from the coding sequence GTGATAAAATTAAGCATTGATATAACTTCTAATAATGGTTCAGAATATTTTAATATCTCTGGAGAAATACAAGATATACGCAATAATAAAAGAATTTTAATATCTTTAAAAAGGTTAGGTTATATTGATAAAGAAGAATCAATTTTAATTCCTTTCAGATTAGAAGATCAAATTAGTACTCTTCAAGAGATTCAAGATTTATTCCAAAAATATGATTTTGAATTTGATTACTCTCGAAACATAGAAGATGATATCCAGAATTTTCATAGAGAAGAATTAAATTTTGAAAACTTTTCACTGAAAGCATATTCTATAAGAAATGATGAGTTTAAAAAACATCCTGAATTAGTTAGTGAATTTGATAATTTCCAGAAAATATTACAAGAAGAACTAAAAAGAACGCTATATCCACTTCAATTACTATCTGCTTTTCATTTAGCTTTTTCTCAAAACGCATGCAATTTTGCAGTCCCTGGTGCTGGCAAAACTTCAATCGTTTACGGTGCTTATGCTTATTTAAAAAGCTTACCAAAAAATGACCCAAAACACGTCGACAGATTAATTGTCATAGGTCCAATATCTTCATTTGCTCCTTGGGAAAATGAATATGCTGAGTGCTTCGGAAAAAAAATTAATTCTCAAAGATTATCGGGTGATATAAACATTTCTAAAAAGGAAAAATTAGAATACTTTTATTCATCCAATCCGGCTGAAGTAGGATTAATTTTTCATGGCGGGGTAAGTTCGTTTCAAAATGAAATTATTGATTTCTTGAAAAAGCATAAAACAATGGTAGTGGTTGATGAAGCCCATCGAATTAAAAACCCTAATAGAATATGGGGTTCAAGTGTTACTGAAATTTCTAAAGAAGCAACTGCAAGAGTGATTTTAACTGGTACTCCTTTACCCAATGGATATGAGGACATTTACAATCTATACAAGTTTATCTATCCATTTAAATATAAAGAAATATTAGGGTATCATTATCAAAATTTACAAGATTTAACTTTAAATAATGAACCAGATAGTGATAGAGTAAATATACTTAAAGAAAACATTTCTCCTTTTTTTATTCGAATAAAAAAGAAAGATTTAAATCTTCCTAAAATAAATGAAAAGATAGTTTATGTTGATATGGAATCATATCAACAAGAAATTTATAATTTTATAGAAGATGAATATCTTCCGTCTTTAAGAAATAATCCTTCAGGAAGTGTTAAAGATGTGCTTAACAGAGCCAAATTAATAAGACTCAGACAAGCTTCAACCAATCCATCACTTTTAGCAAAAACACTAAAAAATTCACTTGAACAAGGAAATGAAGAATGGGACGCCGACCCAAACATTCAATTTTTAACATTAAGTGATGAATTTATTGATGACTCAGAGTTCTTCAATAAAATATGCAACTATTCAAAATTTGAAATTCCAGTAAAATTTACCGAAATCTTCAAAATCATTAAAAATGAAATATTTCCAAAAAATGGTAAAGTGATAATTTGGACTATTTTTATACAAAACGCAAAAGAGTTGCAGTCATTTTTAATTAAGAATGAAATTAAAAGTAAACTTCTAATTGGAGAAATCCCTCAAGAAGAAAGAGAAACAACCATAAAACTATTTAATGACTCAACAAATTTTGATTTTTCAGTAATTATTGCCAACCCATTTTCAGTAGCTGAATCAATATCATTACACAAAGGGTGTCATAATGCAATCTACCTTGAGCGTGATTATAATGCTTCAAATTTCATTCAATCTAAAGATAGAATTCATCGTGTGGGCTTACCCGAAAATACAATTACTAATTACTACTACATAGTCTCCAAGAACTCTATTGACACGGTAATTAATAATAGACTTAATGAAAAAGTCAAACGAATGGAAAAAATTATAGATGATGAAATCCCTCTATTCTCTAGAATTGATAATAACGATGAAACCGACATTATAGTTGACTTGCTAAAAAATTATGCTGAAAGATCTAAGAAAATATAA
- a CDS encoding DNA cytosine methyltransferase, whose amino-acid sequence MNNKSDNLTVIDFFCGAGGFSEGFRQMGFEIKYGYDYWKPAVDTFNHNFNLECEVKNILDFKTSIEEIDNLPNTDVIIGSPPCVSFSSSNKSGTADKSLGVDLTETFLRVVAVKKHQPNSTLKAWFMENVVNSKRYLQTTYTFKDLGLEEWAKKHKIGANNVAIDLYDNTTIINSADYGSIQSRKRVISGEIIKKKKLVIPKPTHQQKESQLSLPLYNSISLIKGNFPSPFEKKSTAKIKDIQYKIEIEKDKITDHFYDTGVYEIEWKFSKYWKTNHPFMGKMSFPENENKPSRTITATKIANSRESIIYKSEVKRKGDGEFRLPTVREAAIIMGFPITYQFIGGENNKWRLVGNAVCCSVSRAFAKIVLDELKIKHEDELQVATEPNLKGVLNLNNYSLKTFNNPPIKNKGSRFRRHPIKEGNLTVTLSNYDIEKGGKATGKWLTSIQYGTGKGFPIQHIEDGYYKTLESIISKYPSGKLFIKIINNGFSEKIGNATQLQEMYEVQKSNNTILEPTELVDEVKRIIDKIDIEEPQFIQNGTIVFESKKIIPTKQLFALYAINKISSTANSN is encoded by the coding sequence TTGAACAATAAATCAGACAACTTAACAGTAATCGATTTCTTTTGCGGTGCAGGCGGATTTTCTGAAGGTTTCAGACAAATGGGCTTTGAAATCAAATATGGTTACGACTATTGGAAACCCGCTGTTGATACATTCAATCATAATTTCAATCTAGAATGTGAGGTAAAAAATATCTTAGATTTTAAAACCTCTATTGAAGAAATTGATAACCTTCCTAATACAGATGTTATTATTGGCAGCCCTCCTTGTGTAAGTTTTTCAAGTTCTAATAAATCAGGAACGGCAGACAAATCTCTAGGGGTAGATTTAACAGAAACTTTTTTAAGAGTAGTTGCAGTGAAAAAACATCAGCCAAATTCTACATTGAAAGCTTGGTTTATGGAAAATGTGGTCAATTCAAAAAGATATTTACAAACAACATACACTTTCAAAGATTTAGGGTTAGAGGAATGGGCGAAAAAACACAAAATTGGAGCTAATAATGTAGCTATTGATTTATATGACAACACTACAATAATCAATTCAGCAGATTATGGTTCAATACAATCCAGAAAAAGAGTTATCTCTGGTGAAATAATAAAAAAGAAAAAACTTGTTATTCCTAAGCCAACGCATCAACAAAAAGAATCTCAATTAAGTTTGCCTCTTTATAATTCCATTAGCTTAATAAAAGGAAATTTTCCTTCTCCTTTTGAAAAAAAGAGTACTGCTAAAATTAAAGATATTCAATATAAAATTGAAATAGAGAAAGATAAAATTACAGACCATTTTTATGATACAGGCGTTTATGAAATTGAATGGAAATTTTCTAAATATTGGAAAACAAACCACCCATTCATGGGTAAAATGTCATTCCCAGAAAACGAAAACAAACCCAGCCGAACAATTACAGCTACTAAGATTGCCAATTCAAGAGAGTCCATAATCTATAAATCAGAAGTAAAAAGAAAAGGCGATGGAGAATTCAGACTTCCAACCGTTAGAGAAGCTGCTATCATCATGGGATTCCCAATAACTTATCAATTTATAGGAGGCGAAAATAATAAATGGAGGTTAGTTGGAAACGCTGTTTGTTGTTCTGTGAGTAGAGCTTTTGCCAAGATAGTACTTGATGAATTAAAAATAAAACATGAAGATGAATTACAAGTAGCAACAGAACCAAATTTAAAAGGGGTACTAAACCTAAATAATTATTCTTTAAAAACATTTAACAATCCTCCTATTAAAAATAAAGGGTCCCGATTTAGAAGACACCCTATTAAAGAGGGAAATCTAACCGTTACACTATCAAACTATGATATTGAAAAAGGCGGAAAGGCAACTGGAAAATGGCTAACTTCCATACAATATGGAACCGGTAAAGGCTTCCCTATACAACACATAGAAGATGGATATTATAAAACTTTAGAGTCAATTATTTCTAAATACCCATCGGGAAAACTGTTTATTAAAATTATTAATAATGGCTTTTCAGAAAAGATTGGCAATGCTACTCAACTTCAAGAAATGTATGAAGTTCAAAAATCAAATAACACAATTCTGGAACCCACTGAATTAGTGGATGAAGTAAAACGAATCATTGACAAAATTGATATCGAAGAGCCTCAGTTTATCCAAAACGGAACTATTGTTTTTGAAAGCAAAAAAATCATACCTACCAAGCAACTTTTCGCTTTATATGCGATAAATAAAATTTCTTCAACAGCAAATTCTAATTAG
- a CDS encoding M13 family metallopeptidase has protein sequence MRNAKITLLLASVLLTACSQKELTSGITKKNMDTLVKPGDNFAAYVNGAWMKTAKIPADKASYGAFDMLYDQSQKDVKAIIEEAAKGSNAEGSDEQKIGDYYASFMDRKGRDAKGVAPIQPELNAIDAIASYDDLAAYFGKANRKGVAIPFNVSVYTDFKDPTKYTLITWQGGLGMPEREYYLATDAKMTDIRKKYVAHIEKMFQLANLPNGAQSAATIMALETTLASNHMKKEDTRDIVKLYNAYAVKDLKTLMPDFNWNAMLKNAGVDQEKKLVVTQVEYTKSLNNIIKSTPIDTWKTYLKWGVINKSAGSLTTALDNQNFEFYGKTLYGTEKQQEDWKRAVETVNGGLGEIVGKVYVKKHFSPEAKERMTGMVKNLLKAYAESIKTLDWMSEATKKEALKKVDNFMIKIGYPDKWRDYSALKIAKNDFYGNGVRAAEFEYNRQLAKLGKPVDRSEWGMNPQTVNAYYNPSLNEIVFPAAILKPPFFDLNADDAVNYGGIGAVIGHEIGHGFDDQGSAFDGKGVMKNWWTPQDLAAFKKKTAALVDQYSSFKAFPDLNVNGAFTLGENIGDLGGLSISIKAYKASLNGKEAPVMDGFTGMQRVFLGWGQVWLEKSRAEALRSQIASDPHSPALFRVNGTVRNIPEFYEAFNIKPTDSLYLAPEKRVKIW, from the coding sequence ATGAGGAATGCAAAAATCACTTTGCTACTGGCTTCTGTCTTACTAACAGCTTGTAGCCAAAAAGAACTCACTTCGGGTATCACTAAAAAAAATATGGATACGCTGGTAAAACCCGGCGATAACTTTGCCGCTTATGTCAACGGCGCTTGGATGAAAACCGCCAAGATTCCGGCAGACAAAGCCTCTTATGGGGCTTTTGATATGCTGTACGACCAATCGCAAAAAGACGTCAAAGCCATCATCGAAGAAGCCGCCAAAGGCAGTAATGCCGAAGGTTCCGACGAACAAAAAATAGGTGACTACTACGCTTCGTTTATGGACCGAAAAGGTCGTGATGCCAAAGGCGTAGCGCCTATCCAACCGGAATTAAACGCTATCGATGCCATTGCTTCTTACGATGACTTGGCCGCCTATTTCGGAAAAGCCAACCGAAAAGGCGTGGCTATTCCGTTTAATGTTTCGGTCTATACCGACTTTAAAGATCCTACAAAATACACTTTAATCACTTGGCAAGGTGGTTTAGGTATGCCGGAAAGAGAATACTATTTGGCTACCGATGCCAAGATGACCGACATCCGCAAAAAATATGTAGCACACATTGAAAAGATGTTCCAATTGGCCAACCTGCCTAATGGGGCTCAAAGTGCTGCCACCATCATGGCTTTGGAAACCACTTTGGCTTCTAACCACATGAAAAAAGAAGACACGCGCGACATTGTAAAATTGTACAATGCTTACGCCGTAAAAGATTTAAAAACCCTAATGCCCGATTTCAACTGGAATGCCATGTTAAAAAATGCGGGGGTTGACCAAGAGAAAAAACTAGTAGTGACTCAGGTAGAATACACCAAAAGCCTGAACAACATCATCAAAAGCACCCCAATTGACACTTGGAAAACCTATTTAAAATGGGGTGTGATTAACAAATCAGCCGGAAGTTTGACCACCGCTTTAGACAATCAAAACTTTGAATTTTACGGCAAAACCTTATACGGTACCGAGAAACAACAGGAAGATTGGAAACGCGCTGTCGAAACGGTAAACGGAGGTTTAGGAGAAATCGTGGGGAAAGTGTATGTCAAAAAACACTTTTCGCCAGAAGCCAAAGAGCGCATGACCGGTATGGTAAAAAACCTCTTGAAAGCCTATGCCGAAAGCATCAAAACCTTAGATTGGATGAGTGAAGCGACGAAGAAAGAAGCCTTGAAAAAAGTGGACAATTTTATGATTAAAATTGGCTACCCTGACAAATGGAGAGACTACTCAGCCCTTAAAATAGCCAAAAACGATTTCTACGGTAACGGTGTACGTGCCGCCGAATTTGAATACAACCGACAATTGGCCAAACTGGGCAAACCGGTAGACCGTTCCGAATGGGGAATGAACCCGCAAACGGTAAACGCGTACTACAACCCTTCGTTAAACGAGATTGTATTCCCGGCCGCGATTTTAAAACCGCCTTTCTTTGACTTGAATGCCGATGATGCCGTAAACTATGGCGGCATCGGAGCGGTAATCGGTCACGAAATAGGCCACGGTTTTGACGACCAAGGCAGTGCTTTTGACGGCAAAGGCGTGATGAAAAACTGGTGGACACCACAAGATTTAGCCGCTTTCAAAAAGAAAACGGCCGCTTTGGTTGACCAATACAGCAGCTTCAAAGCCTTCCCTGATTTGAATGTCAACGGTGCCTTTACCTTAGGGGAAAACATAGGCGACCTAGGCGGATTAAGCATTTCCATCAAAGCCTACAAAGCCAGTTTAAACGGCAAAGAAGCACCGGTAATGGATGGCTTCACCGGCATGCAACGCGTATTCCTGGGTTGGGGACAAGTATGGTTAGAAAAATCCCGTGCCGAAGCCTTGCGCAGTCAAATTGCCTCCGACCCACACTCACCAGCCTTATTCAGAGTCAACGGAACCGTGCGCAACATTCCGGAGTTCTACGAAGCGTTTAATATTAAACCAACCGATTCGTTGTACTTAGCGCCTGAAAAGCGTGTGAAGATTTGGTAA